The window TTGAACCATGAAATTTATTTTATTTTTTTTTACCGGCCTGATGGTGAAAAGCCGGCAAGAGACCTTAAAAAGGCCTGAAAAGTCGGTCTATATAGATCAGTCTGGACTAAAATGGCCGTTAAGTTTTTGTCAATGACAAAATTTTGAGCCGATCTTATGACAGGGTTCCGGCCCCTGATCTCTATATTGTAAAGAACGGAACAGGTCGTGTATAATAAGACATATCTCGATAACATTTTTTTCATTTGAAAGGTCGCCTTCAAACGACCCGTAAAGCGGTGAGGTGATATGCCTGACGTGATCATCATTGGAGCCGGGCCTGCAGGGATTTTTGCCGCAATGACCTTGTTGGACCAGGGGATCAGTGATCTCCTTCTTCTGGAACGTGGGAGTGACCTTTCAAAGAGGCGCTGCCCTGCCAGGGAAAACAATGGACATTGCCTGCATTGCAGCCCCTGTTCCATCCTGACGGGGTGGGGCGGCGCCGGAGCGTTCAGCGACGGGAAGCTGACGCTCACGACTGAGGTGGGCGGGTTCCTCGGTGAACTGGTTCCCAGGTCTGAACTTGAAGAACTGATCCGAACGGCCGACAAGCGGTTCGTCGATTACGGGGCTCCAGCGAAAATTTACGGCGGGTCGAGCCGGGAGACCCGGAGGATCAAGGCGCTGGCCAAAAAGGCGGAGATGACGTTTGTCGAGATGGAGGTGCGGCACCTGGGGACTGAAAATTGCTATCTGGTCCTGAAACGGATCCGCAGCGACCTGAATGGGCGCCTTGAGATCAGGACCCAAACCCAGGTGAAAAGCATCCGGGTACAAGACGGCATGGTGAAAGGTGTGGAAACCGAAGAGGGGGAATTCATTCCCGCAAAATTTGTGGTCTCCGCACCCGGCCGGGTCGGGTCCGACTGGATGCGGGGGGAGTCCAGGCGGCTGGGCCTTGCGGCCATTCCGAGTCCTGTGGACATCGGCCTCCGTGTGGAGCTCCCCGCCGCGGTTCTGGAGGAACTCACGTCCGCAACCTATGAATCCAAGCTGATTTACTATTCAAAGACCTTCGATGACAAGGTCCGGACCTTCTGCATGAATCCGTATGGAAAGGTGGTTACCGAATATACGGGCGACATCATGACCGTGAACGGCCACTCCTATGCTGAAAAAAAAACCGAGAACACCAATTTCGCCCTGCTGGTCTCCACCATATTCACCGAACCCTTCGATGATCCCATTGCCTACGG is drawn from Nitrospirae bacterium CG2_30_53_67 and contains these coding sequences:
- a CDS encoding FAD-dependent oxidoreductase — translated: MPDVIIIGAGPAGIFAAMTLLDQGISDLLLLERGSDLSKRRCPARENNGHCLHCSPCSILTGWGGAGAFSDGKLTLTTEVGGFLGELVPRSELEELIRTADKRFVDYGAPAKIYGGSSRETRRIKALAKKAEMTFVEMEVRHLGTENCYLVLKRIRSDLNGRLEIRTQTQVKSIRVQDGMVKGVETEEGEFIPAKFVVSAPGRVGSDWMRGESRRLGLAAIPSPVDIGLRVELPAAVLEELTSATYESKLIYYSKTFDDKVRTFCMNPYGKVVTEYTGDIMTVNGHSYAEKKTENTNFALLVSTIFTEPFDDPIAYGRYISRLANLLGKGVIVQRLGDLLNGRRSTPERIAHSSVRPTLESATPGDLSFVLPYRYIKDITEMLEAMDQIAPGVNSRHTLLYGVEVKFYSHRIEVDRNMETKIRNLFVVGDGAGITRGLIQASASGILAGQAISRKTSKKTRKSPAKKDKGGRHVIPRLLIK